AAATGTTGCTCCTAAAAATCTTAAAAAAGAAATTTCAAATATTTCTGATAAAAAAGGATTTTGGAGCGGAAATAAAATTAACAAATTTTCTCCTGCAGCAAAACCCAACGCTGCAATTATCATATAAATCATTGCATCAACTGGTTCATCAAATTCAGGATTGTTCAAAACCTTTTGTTTTATTACTAAATATTTTAAAACTTCTTCTATTAAGGCAACTCCTAAAAAGATATTTAAAATAAATGCAGTTAAAGTTGGTAAGTTTAATATTTTAACTACTTCAAAAAATAGTGTTTCAAATAAAATTGCAGGAATTGTAATAATAGCTCCATAGAAGAAGATTTTTAAAATCATTTTTTTTGGTTCAGGGTGAGAATCTTTTCTTAAATAAAATAAAAGCCAGATTATGCTGGGCAGTATTCCAAAGAAAATATATAAAGGATAATTTAAAAAATCATTCATAACTTAGATAAATTAATTATACAATGGAAAAAATAAATAACCAATTTTTAGGCTTCCCCCCTTTCTTTTTCAGTTACCCAAAAGCCCAGATATTTTTTAAACATTAATCTGGTTTGGGCGTCAAGTGAAGGAATACCTCCGAAAAAAATCAAAGTTAAAGGCAAAAACAACCATTGAAGCAGTATTGAAAGATTTTTGAACTTACTGGTCCCTTTTGGTCTTTTAGGAAGAATCAAAAGACTGATTATTGAAGATACAATCATTCCAATCATAGATATTCTCATTAAGTTGGTTGTAAATCTAGGCAGATTATATGACAACATTGTTACATTGAATTTTTCACCTCCAAGCATTAAAGGAAGCCAACCCAGAAAAAAGATTAAAAAAGAAGCAGTTGTCCATGACCAAAATCCGTCTAAAACATTAAATGAATATGAGATTTTTTTTGAAAGGGCTATTTTTTTGTTTTTTAAAAATCCATAGATCATGAATGGAATGTCATTACAGCCCCAGGCCCATCTTCTTTGTTGCTTGTATTGATTAATAATTGTTTTAAATAAATTCTTGGCCAATACTGCATCCATGGAAACAGGATAATACAAAGGAATTACCCTGTAATCGCCATCATAGAAAAGATAGGATTTCCAAAAAATCCTTGAATCATCAGAAACAACATTTTTTGGATAACCCACTTCTTCCAAAACTTTAAATGGCGTTGAATGGGATGAGTAGGTAACAAGTATTTCTGGTCTTTCCTGCTGCATCATCTGCCAGAAAGTGCCTGAAGTAGCAATAACCCGGGAAAATGCCGGTGCTTTCCAGATATTATTATTGTAAACCGGAATAGGTTGGTAAGAACAACGTTGTGGATTTTCAACTGTTAAAAAATGATATGTTAGACATGAAAAGTATTGGGGATATGGTTTTGTATCAATATCAAAAGTTGAGACAATAATATTATCTTTGTCCATATCAAGAGGTTCAATTATTTCTTGTTTTGCTTTTTTAATTGCCCAAGTTGTGTTTGATCCTTTGCCAGCTACTTCAGATTCTAAATTTTGGGGATGAGTTGTAACTAAAAATTTAAAGAATTTTGAAGAAAATTTTTCTTTCATTTGGCTTGCTATAATTTGCGCCTCTTTTCCCGCTCTTTCCTCTACTGACAATACAATCATTATTTTTTCTTTTGGATAATCTGAATCTAACATTGCTTGGCAGGAACTTTCAATAATCTCTTTATTCTCTTTATAAAATGGAAGAATTATTAAATGGTAAATTTGGTCCCAGCCATTAATTTGAGAAACTTTTTTAAACCAGTCAATTCCAAGATTTTTTTTCATTTTATTGAAACTTGCTATCTGGTGAAATGATAAATAACCTATTTTCAAAAGCCAGTAAAAATCAAAAAGGATTATAAAGATTGCTACTATTATTGGTGATAGCCATGAAAAGAAAAAAGAGCCTAGTAAGGTTAACCAGGACAAAAGTCCAGGAAGGATTTCCAAAAATCTATATATAACTCTTTGTTTGGGATTTTCTAAATCTTCGGCTTTAGAAAGAGATAAATAGTTTTTGTTCATGTTCGTTGGATCAATCCGTCAATCCAGCCTCTTATTTGGAAGAATTTACGTCTATTATAAACTCGTATGCTAAGCACTCCATTAGGAAGAGAATTTTTTGAACGTTTTCCTTTACTTGCTTTACTTATTTGACGCGTGATACGGAAACGACTTGGAGAAATGTTTGTAGTTGTACTCCAAAAATTAAGAGTTGATTGTTCATTGATATTTGGGTGAATTCGAATAGATACTTTGATTTTCTCTTCAGGAGTTTCAAGAATTTCTTGTAGGAAACGAAGAAATAAAATAATCATATAAGGGTCAGAGTTTACGAAATCAACATAAGGGCTTTTACTTTTGAGTTGTTTTTTATATCCTTCTCCCCAATAGAGAGCAGTACCGATCAATAATAATTCATGTTTCGACAGTAAACGAATTTGATCTGCTGATTTTTTTCTAATTTGTTTATTTTCAAGTTGTACGATACGGTGTCGTTTTTTATTGTATGCTACCAATAAAGATTGACTGGCTTTGGTCTTTTTTTTAAGAATTCTTTGTATTTTTAAAGGTAGTTTTAAGTTTTTACACCATCTACTAACTGAACTTTTACATACACCTGTAATTTTTGAAATTTCTCTATAGCTTTCCCCTTTTAATCTTAAATCAATTACGTTTTGATGTTGTAGATGCATATAATTTTAATTAGTGACCCCAGCGGGAGTCGAACCCGCCTTGTTGGATTGAAAATCCAAAGTCCTGACCGATAGACGATGGGGCCTTAATTGTTGTTAATACTACTATATTCTATATCAAAATCTTAAAAAATCAACCCTTTTATTCTTAAAAAATAATGATAAAATAAGCAATATTATGATTATTTTAGCAATTGAGACATCTTGTGATGATACTTGTATTTCTGTAATCAGAATCAGTGGTAGAAAACAGCCAAAAATCAAAGTTTTATCAAATATTGTGTCTTCACAAGTTGAAATCCATAAAAAATATGGAGGCGTTTATCCATTACTAGCCAAAAGAGAGCATGAAAAAAATCTGCCTGTTGTTTTGGAAAAATCTTTAAAAGAGGCTAAAAATCCGAAAGTTGACGCAATAGCTGTAACAACTGGTCCAGGATTAGAGCCATGCCTTTGGTCAGGTGTTAATTTTGCCAAAAAAACAGCTAAAGATTTAAAAGTTCCTATCATTCCTGTTAATCATATTGAAGCTCATATTTATGCTAATTTTTTAAATTTAAACTCAGAAGATTTTAAAAAAATGTTTCCAGCCTTGGCGCTAATAGTTTCTGGTGGCCATACTCAAATTGTTTTAGTAAAAGGTTTTGGTAAGTATAAAATACTAGGTGAAACTAGAGATGATGCTGCTGGTGAGTGTTTTGATAAAGTGGCCAGAATGCTTGGCTTAGAATATCCAGGAGGACCGATAATTGAAAAAATTGCAAAAGAATACGATAAAAGAAAATCAAAAATTAAAGTTGATCTGCCCAGACCAATGATTTATCAAAAAAATTATGATTTCAGTTTTTCTGGTTTAAAAACAGCAGCTTTATATCATTTTAAAAACCAAAAGCCAAAAATCAAAAAATCAAAAGAATATATTAGAGCAATGGCTTATGAACTTCAAAGTGCTATTATTGATGTTTTAGTTTATAAGACCATTAAGGCTGCCAAAGAGTATAAAGTTAAAACGATAATCTTAGGAGGCGGGGTTTCTGCAAATAGTCAGTTGCGCAAGCAATTTAAAGCTGAAATAAAAAGAGAGTTAACAGGTGTTGGATATAAAATACCAGATAAAAAATATTCAACAGACAATGCTTTAATGATAGCAATAGTTTCTTATTATAGATGGCTGGGTTCTAAGACTAAAAGCTGGAAAAAAATCAGTGTTAATGCTAATTTGAGATTATGAAATCAAAACTAGCAAAAACATACGATCCTAAAAATGTTGAAGATAGAATTTATGAGTTTTGGATGAAAACTGGTTTTTTTAATCCTGATAAATTACCTGGAAAAAGAAAAAAACAATATTGTATTACTATTCCTCCGCCAAACGTAACAGGCAATCTCCATATGGGCCATGCTTTGCAATCCACTATTCAGGATATCTTGATCAGGTGGAAGCGGTTAAAAGGCTATAAGACTTTATGGCTTCCTGGAACAGACCATGCTGGCATAGGAACTGAAGCTAAGGTTAAAAAACAACTGATTAAGGAGGGTAAAACAAGAGAAGAATTGGGCAGAGAGAAGTTTATTGAACGTATTTGGCAGTGGAAAGAAAAATACGGAAACATTATTTTAAATCAATTTAAAAGGATGGGTTGTTCTTTGGATTGGTCAAGAATAAGATTTACAATGGATGAAGATTACTCTAAAGCAGTTAAAAAAACATTTTTACATTATCATAAAAAAGGATTAATTTATCAGGCAGAAAGACCTGTTAATTGGTGCATTAAATGTAAAACAAGTTTATCAGATCTTGAATTGGAACGTAAAGAAAAAGATTCAAAGCTTTGGTATATAAGATACCCGATTAAACAGGATAAAAAAATAAAAAGTGAAAAACAAGAATATATTACAGTTGCAACAACAAGGCCTGAAACAATGCTAGGTGATACTGCAGTAGCAGTAAATCCCAAAGACAAAAAATACAAAAAGTTTATTGGCAAATCAGTGATTTTGCCTTTTGTGCGCAGAGAAATTCCGATTATTGCTGACAGAATGGTTGATATTGAATTTGGCACAGGGGCAGTGAAAGTTACTCCAGCTCACGACCCAAAAGATTATATTATGGGAATTGCTCATAAATTAAGAATGATAAAAGTGATTAACGAAGAGAATAAAATGAGTGACAAAGCTCCTTTAAACTACATTGGTCTTAAGGTTTCAGAAGCAAGGGAAAAAATTATTAATGATTTAAATAAATTGGGCTTAATCGAAAAAATAGAAGATTATATCCATCAGGTTCCAAAATGTTATCGTTGTAATTCAATTATTGAAATTGTCCCTTCTAATCAATGGTTTATGAAAATGGATAAATTGGCGAAAATGGCTGAAAAAGAAGTTAAAAGTGGAAGAATCAAGTTTTATCCTAAAAGATTTGAAAAAACATATTTTGATTGGTTGTCCAATATACATGATTGGTGCATTTCAAGACAGATTTGGTGGGGGCATAAAGTTCCTATTAAAGGTTCAGATGACGTATTGGATACATGGTTTTCTTCAGCCTTATGGCCTTTTGCAGTACTTGGCTGGCCTAAAAAAACAAAAGATTTAAAAACATATTATCCGACAAATGTTTTAACAACCGCAAGAGACATTATCAATTTATGGGTGGCAAGAATGGTTTTTTCTGGAATGGAATTTATGAAGAAAAAGCCCTTTGATCGTGTATACGTTCATCCAACAATTTTAGCTAAAGATGGCAGAAGAATGTCCAAATCATTGGGAACAGGTATTGATCCTTTGGATTTGATTGATAAATATGGAGCTGATGCCACTAGATTTGGTTTGTCTTGGATTTTAACTGGAGCACAAGATGTTAGGTTTAATGAAGATACAATTATTATGGGCAAAAAGTTCTGCAATAAGATTTGGAATGCAACAAGATTTGTAATAATGCAGGTTGGAGATAAAGAGATACAAGTTCCGACCAAAGTTCAAATTTCAAAATTAAAACTTTCAAAGAATGAAAAAAAGATTTTAAGTTCAATTAAAAAAACAACTAAATCTATTGATAAATATTTAGATAAATTTGAGTTTGGTCAGGCATCACAAGCTTTGTATGATTTTTTCTGGCGTGAATTCTGTGATAAGTGCATTGAAGATTCTAAAAAAACATTAACTAAAGCAAAAACTGAAAAAGAAAAATTAAAAACAAAAAAAGTGTTGCTTTATGCTTTAATTTCTTCTTTGAAATTACTTCATCCATTTATTCCGTTTATTACTGAAGAAATTTACCAAAATCTTCCTATTAAAAAGAAAAAAGAGTCTCTAATGATAGAGGAGTGGCCAGTATAATGTGTGATTGTTTTAATCGAGCACAGGTTTGATAGGTTATTCGAGATGAATTGTTTTCCCAAATTGCTTAATCTTATCTGCCAAGAGCGGATTTTTTTTAAGAGTTGGGTCTTGTTTTAAAGTTTCTTTTGCCCAAAAGCGTGTTTTCTCAATTAATTCTACATCTTTTAAAGAAGCCATTATTAAATCAGGAATTCCCCATTGCCGAATACCAAACATGTCACCAGGTCCTCTTATAGCCAAATCTTTTTCTGCTAATTCAAAGCCATCATTTGATTTAAGTAGCGCTTGCAAGCGCCGGGTAGTTCCTATTTCTGAAGTGCTGGTAAATAGAAAACAATAGGATTGATCTTCCCCTCTTCCTGTCCTTCCTCTGAACTGGTGAAGCTGGGCTAAACCAAATCTTTCAGCTCCTTCAATAATCATTATTGTTGCATTTTCGATATCAATACCGACCTCTACTACTGAAGTTGAAACTAAAACATTGGTTTTTCCTGATTTAAAACCTTTCATTATTTGTTGTTTTTCTTTGCTTTTTAATTTTCCATGAAGCATTCGCACTTTTAGTTTAGGAAAGATTTTTTGTGATAATTTTTCATATTCTTCTTTTACAGCTGTTACTTCTGACCAATCACCACTTGTTTGTTTTGGTTCTATTCGCGGGCAAACCACAAAGACTTGTTTTCCTTTTTTAACTTCACTTTTAATGAATTCATAAACTTTTTGCCTGCCCTTTGGTTTGATTAGCTTTGTGATGATTTTTTTTCTTCCTTTTGGCAGTTCATCTAAAATTGACAAGTCTAAATCTCCATAAATTGTTAAAGTCAAAGTTCTTGGAATTGGAGTAGCTGTCATTGAAAGCAGGTGGGGGACAATGTTTTTTTGCTGACATAATTTAGCCCGTTGTTCAATTCCAAAACGGTGCTGTTCATCTAAAATTACTAAAGCTAAGTTTTTGAATTTTACATTTTCTTGAATTAAAGCATGCGTTCCAATTAGAATATCAATTTCTCCGCTTTTAATTTGTTCTATAAGCTTTTTCTTTGTTGTTTTTTTGTTAATTACCTTATAGCCAGTTCTAGTTAATAATCCGATTTTAAGATTAAATTTTTTCAAAGCATTTGAAATGTTTTTAAAATGCTGTTCAGCTAATATTTCTGTTGGAGCCATAAAAGCAGTTTGAAAACCAGCTTTAGCTGTGTTTAAAGCTGCAATGACAGCTACAACTGTTTTTCCAGAGCCAACATCTCCTTCTAATAATCTGTTCATTGGCCTTGGTTTTTCTAAGTCTTTTAAAATCTGCCAGCTCGATTTTCTTTGAGCAGTAGTAAGTTTAAATGGCAGACTCTTAACAAAGCTTTTAGTTGTTTCTAAATTAAATGGAATTTGTACGGCTTGTTTTTGTTTTAATTTTAATTTTTCCATTAAAACATTTAACTGAATGAAGAATATTTCCTGAAAAGAAAATCTTTTTCTTGATTGTTCAGCTAAAGCATTGGAATCTGGAAAATGAACCTGCCAAAGAGCTTTATTTAAAGGCAGTAATTGATTTTCATTCTGGATGAATTCAGGCAAAGGATCTTTGATTTTATTTTTAAAATTAGCTAAAAGCGGTCTTATAATATATCTTAGCCAGCGGGATGATAGCCCCTCTGTTTCTGGATAAACTGGGATTAATCCTCCTGTGTGAATTAGGTTTTTTTGTTCATCTTCAGATAATTTTTCATGAACTGGGCTCGATAAATAAACTCCGGGAAAATATTTTTTATTTAAAGCTATTTTTCCTGCTAAGCAAACTGAAGCACCAGGCTTTAAACTGTCAACTAAATAGGGTTGATTAAACCAGATTGCTTTTATTTCTCCAGAATCATCTTCAATTGTTGCTTTTGTTAAAACAAACCGCCTTTTTCTTGTGATAATATTTTGAATATCTGTTATTTTGCCTTGAATACAAACTTTTTCATCAGCTTTAACTTCGGCTATTGGTGTTAAATCAGAAAAATCCTCATAGCGATGAGGAAAATGAAATAATAAATCAGAAATAGTTTTAATTCCTAATTTGTTTAATTTTTTTTGATACTGAGGACCAACGTGTGGTATTTTCTCAATAGGAGTTGATAGATTCATAAAGAACTATAAATTAAAAATTGGCAAAGAGAAAGGTTTTTCTTTGTGTTTTAAATAAAGCTTAATGATTTCATAATGGTCAAAACCAAATTCTTCAGGCTTCGGCAAGTTGTTGAGATCAAACCAAACCACTTCACTTATCTCATTATCAGGTTCAGAGACTTTTTCTTTTGCTTCAATTAAATAAACAAAATCTACATTTTGTTTGTCTTCTCCTTTTCTGTCTGGATTACTATTAATTCTAAATAAAGAAACTATTTTTCCTTTATAACCAGTTTCTTCTTCAAATTCTCTCAAAGCACCCTGGCTTATGGTTTCATTTCTATCTAAATAGCCTCCTGGCAAGGCATATTTATTAGGATGAGCTGGTGTATCAGAAGCGCGTTTAACAAGAAGAATTTCATTGTTTTTAATAACAATATTATCTACAGTAATGTGTCTTAAAAATGCTTTATTGTTGTTTTCGAAAAAACAAGTAATCATATTTATTATTTTATATTAATGTGTCCCCAAGAGGAGTCGAACCTCTATCAATTGCTCCGCAAGCAATTACTTTATCCATTAAGCTATGGGGACTATATGATAAAAATATCATAAAATTAAGCTTAAATCAATTGACTTTATTAGTTCAGAGAATTAAAATGGAATAATGAGCGAATCTTTAAAAAGAAATAAGAATTTTGAAAAAAGGGTTATTTTTCTTCCTAGAAAACAACAGAAATTTTTGTTAAAAGCGTTAAATAATTTAGATGTTTCTTGGCTTGAGCTTGCTGAAAAAATTAAAGTGCATAAGAGAACATTAAATGACTGGAAAAGAGAAGAATATTCTATGCCCCTTGATGTAGTAAAGAGGATATCTAATATTGCAAAGATGACAATGCCAACTGATATAGAAATTAAAGATCCGTTTTGGTACGTTGATAAAGGCAGTAAAATAGGTGCTAACCTTGGCGCGATAGCCTGTATTCAAAAATACGGCTATGTAGGCGGAAACCCCGAATATCGAAAGAAAAAATGGTATGAGTGGTGGAAAAGAGAGGGAAAATATAAATATAATTTTTTGGGGGCGTATAAACCAGTTAACAAGCCTGATTTTTCTAGAGAGCTTGCAGAATTCGTAGGGATTGTTTTAGGCGATGGAGGAATTAGCAAAAGGCAAATTATAGTGACGTTAAATAGCGAAACCGATAAAGAATACGGCGATTTTGTATATAAATTAGCGAAAAAGTTATTTAAGATTCATGTTGGTATTTCTTATGATAGAAAATGCAGAGCAGTAAGATATATTCTTTCTAGAAGTAAATTAGTTAGATTTTGTGTTCAAAGGCTTGGATTAAAACAGGGAAGTAAAGTAAAACAACAAGTAGATGTTCCTGAGTGGATTAAAAAAAATAAACAATATAGTATTTCTTGTGCCAGAGGTTTGATTGATACTGATGGCAGTGTTTTTACTCATCGTTATAAAGTTGGTGGAAAATACTATAGTTATAAGAAACTTTGTTTTACAAATTATTCTAAGCCCCTTGTTCAATTTGTGTTTAACACTCTCAAGCAGAATGGGTTAAGAGCTAGAATATCTAGAGATATAGATGTGTGGCTTGATAGTAAAGAAAGCATGGAAAAATATCTCCAAATATTTAGTTTTCATAATGTAAAGCATTTGAAAAGGTACAAAAGTTAAGGTAGTATACATAAAATAAGGAGGAGTCGGATAATGGTCATTCCACCAGTTTGCTAAACTGTGCCGCTTAAACGCGGCTTGTGAGTTCGAATCTCACCTCCTCCGCCCACATTTATAGGACAGGCTTAGCCTATCCTAGTTATAGTATTTTGTATGAAATGGAAGGGTGCTCCGAATTGGTAAGGAACTGGTCTTGAAAATCAGCGCCCCGTAAGGGGCTTGTGGGTTCGAGTCCCACCCCTTCCGCTTTATTTTCTAAAATATGGATAAATTAGAGCAAATTAAACAATTTGCAGAAAAATATCTTCAAGAAGAAAAATGCTCAGCTCATAATATGGATCACGTTATGAGAGTTTATGCTAATGCTTTGAAGTTAGCTGAAAATGAAGATGTTGATTTAGAAGTTATAAAAATAGCTGTATTGTTACACGACATTGGGGGAATTAAGGAAAGAAAAGATAAGTCAGGAAACACTGACCATGCCATTGAAAGCGCAAAGCTTGCTGAGCCGTTTCTAAAAGAATTAGGATATTCAAAAGACAAAATTAACCATATTAAAGGTTGTATCATTTCTCATAGGTACAGGACTCAAAATAAACCAAAGACCTTAGAGGCTAAGATTGTTTTTGATGCAGATAAATTAGATACTGCTGGAGCAATTGGTATTGCTAGAGCTTTTGTGTGGGTTGGAAAAAATAATGCTCATATTTATAAGAAGGTAGATATTGAAGAATATGCTAAAGAAAACCTTGGAGGAAGATTAAATGGAAGAATTCAAGATAGAACGAAGCATAGTCCTCAGCTTAACTGGGAAACCAAAGACAAGCATATTGTAGATTATTTGTATACTAATAAAGCTAAAGAAATCGCTAAAAAAAGATTAGAATTTTCAAAAATATTCTTTAGTAAGCTAGAAAAAGAGATTCAGGGATTGGAATAATTAAGGTTGGGCTATCGCAATAACTGCTCCAATGATTTTCTTAGCGCCAGAGTTTTTTAAAATTCTGGCGCATTCTGTTACCGTTGAGCCAGTTATATAAATGTCATCAACAAGCAGAATATTTCTGTTTTGAATTTTTTCTTTATTAATACACTTAAAAGCATTTATGATGTTTTGTTTTCCTTTCTCTTTTGGAAGTTCCACCTGGAGTTTAGTTTGCTTATTTTTTATTAAAACATCATTGATTAATGGAATTTTAAAAAACTCTGATAAATATTTTGCTAATTCCTCTGCTTGATTAAATCCCCGCCATTTTAATCTTTTAATATATAAAGGGACAGGCACAATTAAAAAATTATTAAATTCATGATTGTTGAACTCTATTAATTGAAAGTGATTAATTATTAATTGTGAAAGATTTTGTGAAAGCTCTTTTACAAAGGGTTGGCATTTAAATTGGGTAATTAATCTTTTTATTAAAGGTTTTTCATAAGAAACTGCAAAGTATAAATCATCTAATTGCGGGTTTTTGAATTTTTGATGGGTATAAAATACTTCTAAAACACTTTCGCAATCTTGGCATAAGTAGGTTTGCTCTTTTTTACAGCCAAAACACGCTCTTGGAAACAATAAATCAAGAAAAAATCGTTTTAGTTTGTTATTCATTGTGGTATAATATCATACAATGCAGTTTTTAGGATTATTTCCAAAAAAGTTTTTGGGTATTGATATTGGTACTTCTGCAATTAAAATCGTAGAATTGTCGCGTTGGGCTGGAAGGAATAAATTAGAAAATTACGGTGAGATCTCAGCTTCAGTTTTATACAAAGAACCTTTTAGAACTTTTGAAAAAAGCACGCTTTCTCTTTTGAGCAAAGATATTTCAAGAGCAATAAGAGCTGTGTTAAAAGAAGCAGACATTAAAACCAAGCAGTCTGTTCTTGCAATTCCTGATTTTTCAACTTTCTTTACTTCTTTTGAGTTACCATCAATGAGCGAAGAAGAATTGTCTCAAGCAGTAAGATCTGAAGCCAGACGTTATGTTCCTCTTCCTTTAGAAGAAGTAACGCTTGATTGGCAGATACTTAATAAAGAAACAAGGAGAAAGGGTCAAAGATTTGAAATTTTACTTGTTACTGTTCCTAATGAAGTTATTAATCAGTACAAAGAGATTGCCAGTTACGCAGAATTAGAACTAATTGGATTAGAAGCAGAAGTTTTTGGCCTGATAAGGTCTTTGGTAAAAAAAGAGGATAAATCAACAATTTCTTTAATTGATATTGGAGCAAGAAGTACCACTTGTAGTATAATTGATAAAGGGGCTTTGAAAGTCTCTCACAGTTTTGATATTTCAGGAGATATTCTAACAGAAAGGATTTCAAAAGCACTTTCTATTGATTATAATAAAGCAAGAGAGTTTAAAAAAGAGTACGGTATTTCTTCTCTTATAAATAATTCAGAAAAAATAAGCATCAAAGAAGTTTTAACGCCTTTAATCGCACTGATAATTAGAGAGGTTGATAAAGTGTTTAAAGAGTTTTATTTGAAAAAAAGAAAAGATGTCGTAAAGATAATTTTAGCTGGCGGAGTTGCTATGCTTCCAGGCCTTATGGATTCATTTAGAGATTATTTTAAAAAAGAAGTTGAGATTGCCAGTCCTTTTTCAGAGATCTTTTTTCCACCCATACTCGAACAAACTTTAAAAGAAATGGGGCCTTCATATGCTATTGCTGTTGGGGCAGCTTTAAGAGGAACAAGAATATAATTTAATAATTAAATTTTTAAAAAAATATTGTGGTTGACATAATACCAAGGCCAGTTGAGCAAGCAGGTAAGTGGCAGAAAACCCTGTTTTATCTTTTAATATTTATTGTTATTGTTTTAATTATCATTTATTTTCTTTTAGCTAATTTAATTCAAAATTCTCAAGTCTATTCCGAAGAACTTGGAATAAAGATTA
The sequence above is a segment of the Patescibacteria group bacterium genome. Coding sequences within it:
- a CDS encoding helix-turn-helix domain-containing protein, which gives rise to MHLQHQNVIDLRLKGESYREISKITGVCKSSVSRWCKNLKLPLKIQRILKKKTKASQSLLVAYNKKRHRIVQLENKQIRKKSADQIRLLSKHELLLIGTALYWGEGYKKQLKSKSPYVDFVNSDPYMIILFLRFLQEILETPEEKIKVSIRIHPNINEQSTLNFWSTTTNISPSRFRITRQISKASKGKRSKNSLPNGVLSIRVYNRRKFFQIRGWIDGLIQRT
- a CDS encoding PrsW family intramembrane metalloprotease — its product is MNDFLNYPLYIFFGILPSIIWLLFYLRKDSHPEPKKMILKIFFYGAIITIPAILFETLFFEVVKILNLPTLTAFILNIFLGVALIEEVLKYLVIKQKVLNNPEFDEPVDAMIYMIIAALGFAAGENLLILFPLQNPFLSEIFEISFLRFLGATFLHALASAIVGYFIGLSFFEKQKRNKLIFIGLTIAILLHGFYNFFIIKIEKGLNLLVAFSLLIITAVFVSYGFKKLKNLAGTKTDLIN
- the valS gene encoding valine--tRNA ligase yields the protein MKSKLAKTYDPKNVEDRIYEFWMKTGFFNPDKLPGKRKKQYCITIPPPNVTGNLHMGHALQSTIQDILIRWKRLKGYKTLWLPGTDHAGIGTEAKVKKQLIKEGKTREELGREKFIERIWQWKEKYGNIILNQFKRMGCSLDWSRIRFTMDEDYSKAVKKTFLHYHKKGLIYQAERPVNWCIKCKTSLSDLELERKEKDSKLWYIRYPIKQDKKIKSEKQEYITVATTRPETMLGDTAVAVNPKDKKYKKFIGKSVILPFVRREIPIIADRMVDIEFGTGAVKVTPAHDPKDYIMGIAHKLRMIKVINEENKMSDKAPLNYIGLKVSEAREKIINDLNKLGLIEKIEDYIHQVPKCYRCNSIIEIVPSNQWFMKMDKLAKMAEKEVKSGRIKFYPKRFEKTYFDWLSNIHDWCISRQIWWGHKVPIKGSDDVLDTWFSSALWPFAVLGWPKKTKDLKTYYPTNVLTTARDIINLWVARMVFSGMEFMKKKPFDRVYVHPTILAKDGRRMSKSLGTGIDPLDLIDKYGADATRFGLSWILTGAQDVRFNEDTIIMGKKFCNKIWNATRFVIMQVGDKEIQVPTKVQISKLKLSKNEKKILSSIKKTTKSIDKYLDKFEFGQASQALYDFFWREFCDKCIEDSKKTLTKAKTEKEKLKTKKVLLYALISSLKLLHPFIPFITEEIYQNLPIKKKKESLMIEEWPV
- a CDS encoding glycosyltransferase family 2 protein, with translation MNKNYLSLSKAEDLENPKQRVIYRFLEILPGLLSWLTLLGSFFFSWLSPIIVAIFIILFDFYWLLKIGYLSFHQIASFNKMKKNLGIDWFKKVSQINGWDQIYHLIILPFYKENKEIIESSCQAMLDSDYPKEKIMIVLSVEERAGKEAQIIASQMKEKFSSKFFKFLVTTHPQNLESEVAGKGSNTTWAIKKAKQEIIEPLDMDKDNIIVSTFDIDTKPYPQYFSCLTYHFLTVENPQRCSYQPIPVYNNNIWKAPAFSRVIATSGTFWQMMQQERPEILVTYSSHSTPFKVLEEVGYPKNVVSDDSRIFWKSYLFYDGDYRVIPLYYPVSMDAVLAKNLFKTIINQYKQQRRWAWGCNDIPFMIYGFLKNKKIALSKKISYSFNVLDGFWSWTTASFLIFFLGWLPLMLGGEKFNVTMLSYNLPRFTTNLMRISMIGMIVSSIISLLILPKRPKGTSKFKNLSILLQWLFLPLTLIFFGGIPSLDAQTRLMFKKYLGFWVTEKERGEA
- the recG gene encoding ATP-dependent DNA helicase RecG, with product MNLSTPIEKIPHVGPQYQKKLNKLGIKTISDLLFHFPHRYEDFSDLTPIAEVKADEKVCIQGKITDIQNIITRKRRFVLTKATIEDDSGEIKAIWFNQPYLVDSLKPGASVCLAGKIALNKKYFPGVYLSSPVHEKLSEDEQKNLIHTGGLIPVYPETEGLSSRWLRYIIRPLLANFKNKIKDPLPEFIQNENQLLPLNKALWQVHFPDSNALAEQSRKRFSFQEIFFIQLNVLMEKLKLKQKQAVQIPFNLETTKSFVKSLPFKLTTAQRKSSWQILKDLEKPRPMNRLLEGDVGSGKTVVAVIAALNTAKAGFQTAFMAPTEILAEQHFKNISNALKKFNLKIGLLTRTGYKVINKKTTKKKLIEQIKSGEIDILIGTHALIQENVKFKNLALVILDEQHRFGIEQRAKLCQQKNIVPHLLSMTATPIPRTLTLTIYGDLDLSILDELPKGRKKIITKLIKPKGRQKVYEFIKSEVKKGKQVFVVCPRIEPKQTSGDWSEVTAVKEEYEKLSQKIFPKLKVRMLHGKLKSKEKQQIMKGFKSGKTNVLVSTSVVEVGIDIENATIMIIEGAERFGLAQLHQFRGRTGRGEDQSYCFLFTSTSEIGTTRRLQALLKSNDGFELAEKDLAIRGPGDMFGIRQWGIPDLIMASLKDVELIEKTRFWAKETLKQDPTLKKNPLLADKIKQFGKTIHLE
- the tsaD gene encoding tRNA (adenosine(37)-N6)-threonylcarbamoyltransferase complex transferase subunit TsaD, translating into MIILAIETSCDDTCISVIRISGRKQPKIKVLSNIVSSQVEIHKKYGGVYPLLAKREHEKNLPVVLEKSLKEAKNPKVDAIAVTTGPGLEPCLWSGVNFAKKTAKDLKVPIIPVNHIEAHIYANFLNLNSEDFKKMFPALALIVSGGHTQIVLVKGFGKYKILGETRDDAAGECFDKVARMLGLEYPGGPIIEKIAKEYDKRKSKIKVDLPRPMIYQKNYDFSFSGLKTAALYHFKNQKPKIKKSKEYIRAMAYELQSAIIDVLVYKTIKAAKEYKVKTIILGGGVSANSQLRKQFKAEIKRELTGVGYKIPDKKYSTDNALMIAIVSYYRWLGSKTKSWKKISVNANLRL